The Pocillopora verrucosa isolate sample1 chromosome 2, ASM3666991v2, whole genome shotgun sequence genome has a segment encoding these proteins:
- the LOC136279108 gene encoding uncharacterized protein, with the protein MHVATLRLVLCLMVCCDLWLVSSQKLDSIDQSELVRKARQIRQHRQVRQTRQLRQEQDKETKCKFKFALLDFPPYIMNQSINGGFMNQTLTWFVDMACFGREAKDPIACKMVPVFVQNQDEMVKLIKNGSVDFGFPILSDAKQKLTGLDSVTLIRAFVSSGCSMIVNLKQCKAESREQLLTSITSQWPILASIMLLSGISGVIIWLLEHRSNAAQFSPSFTIGSPEGFWWAVVSLTTVGYGDKTPKTLCGRAFGIMWILIGAMMLSLFTALFTNAMQASLNGTRCRDIGGKKVGVSNKNPETHIVAMELDADFVKFNNLNEMQESLSQGTIGRVMVDRNTAFHFLDKSGLKRNRQIRMIRNIDYPMEYYLAHVSHDVMASPNDTNDSDDEVLARKTKLSVCGESLKELSADLVAVAKEIARNQLIPAELQTADLSDEMEGLFSTGSQMTKFILLALLGILAFLIIISKFWEVYLNCKPTVHKKRKGMIPSSRKMSMMQNFLDLEEGLKDITSDLQKIKEEFEGAANGLSPEYSRPKERSFFNNMLDLKGKNKNIETIV; encoded by the exons ATGCATGTTGCAACTCTGAGATTGGTCCTATGTCTAATGGTTTGCTGCGATTTATGGCTTGTCAGCAGCCAAAAGCTTGATTCAATCGATCAATCGGAATTAGTGCGCAAAGCCCGTCAAATCAGGCAACATCGTCAAGTTCGCCAAACGCGTCAACTTCGTCaggaacaagataaagaaacaaaatgcaaattcaaatttgccttGCTAGATTTTCCTCCTTACATTATGAACCAAAGTATTAACGGAGGATTTATGAATCAAACCCTAACATGGTTTGTGGACATGGCTTGCTTTGGTAGAGAAGCAAAAGACCCCATAGCTTGCAAAATGGTACCagtatttgttcaaaatcaagacGAGATGGTGAAGTTGATTAAAAATGGGTCggttgattttggttttccaaTTCTATcggatgcaaaacaaaaacttacgggTCTAGACAGTGTGACACTTATCCGGGCATTTGTATCATCCGGGTGTTCAATGATtgtgaacttaaagcagtgcaAAGCAGAGTCACGGGAACAGTTACTGACTTCTATTACGTCACAATGGCCGATATTGGCTTCTATCATGTTACTGTCAGGGATATCTGGAGTGATTATTTGGCTCTTG GAACACCGTTCAAACGCGGCTCAGTTTTCACCCTCGTTCACGATAGGATCACCAGAAGGCTTTTGGTGGGCAGTGGTATCACTTACAACAGTAGG GTACGGTGATAAGACGCCTAAAACCCTCTGTGGACGTGCATTTGGTATAATGTGGATCCTGATAGGAGCAATGATGTTGTCGCTGTTCACCGCCTTATTTACAAATGCTATGCAAGCTTCCCTGAATGGTACGAGATGTAGGGACATTGGTGGCAAAAAG GTGGGTGTGTCCAACAAGAATCCTGAAACGCATATAGTCGCTATGGAGCTGGATGCAGACTTTGTca AGTTCAACAACCTAAATGAAATGCAAGAAAGTCTTAGCCAAGGAACAATTGGAAGAGTAATGGTGGATCGCAATACTGCATTTCACTTTTTGGATAAATCTGGTTTAAAACGAAACAGGCAGATCCGAATGATTCGTAACATCGATTATCCAATGGAATATTACCTGGCTCACGTGAGCCATGACGTAATGGCGTCACCGAATGACACGAACGATTCTGATGACGAAGTATTGGCTAGAAAAACTAAGCTTTCGGTTTGCGGGGAAAGCCTGAAAGAGTTATCAGCGGATTTGGTTGCAGTTGCAAAAGAAATTGCCAGAAACCAACTTATCCCTGCCGAATTACAG aCAGCGGATTTGTCCGATGAAATGGAAGGGTTATTCTCCACTGGCTCACAAATGACCAAATTTATTCTATTAGCCTTATTGGGAATACTTGCTTTCCTAATAATCATCAGCAAATTTTGGGAAGTCTACCTCAACTGTAAGCCAACGgtacacaagaagagaaaag GAATGATTCCTAGCAGCAGGAAGATGTCAATGATGCAAAACTTCCTGGATTTGGAGGAAGGACTAAAAGACATAACGTCTGatctacaaaaaataaaagaggaatttGAAGGTGCCGCGAACGGTTTGTCTCCTGAATACTCAAGACCAAAAGAACGctcattttttaataatatgcTTGAtctgaaaggaaagaataaaaatattgaaacaatagtaTAA